One genomic segment of Rhinopithecus roxellana isolate Shanxi Qingling chromosome 6, ASM756505v1, whole genome shotgun sequence includes these proteins:
- the TAS2R16 gene encoding taste receptor type 2 member 16: MIPIQLSVFFMIIYVLESLTIIVQSSLIVAVLGREWLQVRRLMPVDMILISLGISRFCLQWTSMLNDFCFYFNFNYVLCNLTITWEFFNVLTFWLNSLLTVFCCIKVSSFTHPIVLWLRWRILRLLPRLLLGSLMITFVTIIPSAIGNYIQIQFLTMEHPPRNSTVIDRLQKLHQYLLQAHIVALVVPFILFLASTILLMASLTKQIQHHGTGHCNPSMKAHFTALRSLAILFIVFTSYFLTILITMIGTLFDKRCWLWVWEAFVYAFIFMHSTSLMLSSPTLKRILSGKC; this comes from the coding sequence ATGATACCCATCCAACTCAGTGTCTTCTTCATGATCATCTATGTGCTTGAGTCCTTGACAATTATTGTGCAGAGCAGCTTAATTGTTGCAGTGCTGGGCAGAGAATGGCTGCAAGTCAGAAGGCTGATGCCTGTGGACATGATTCTCATCAGCCTGGGCATCTCTCGCTTCTGTCTACAGTGGACATCAATGCTGAACgatttttgcttctattttaattttaattatgttcTTTGCAACTTAACAATCACCTGGGAATTTTTTAATGTCCTTACATTCTGGTTAAACAGCTTGCTTACCGTCTTCTGCTGCATCAAGGTCTCTTCTTTCACCCATCCCATCGTTCTCTGGCTGAGGTGGAGAATTTTGAGGTTGCTTCCCCGGCTATTACTGGGTTCTCTGATGATTACTTTTGTGACAATCATCCCTTCAGCTATTGGGAATTACATTCAAATTCAGTTTCTCACCATGGAGCATCCACCCAGAAACAGCACTGTAATTGACAGACTTCAAAAGCTTCATCAGTATCTGCTCCAGGCTCATATAGTCGCGTTGGTTGTTCCTTTCATCCTGTTCCTGGCCTCCACCATCTTGCTCATGGCATCACTGACCAAGCAGATACAACATCATGGCACTGGTCACTGCAATCCAAGCATGAAAGCACACTTCACTGCCCTGAGGTCCCTTGCCATCTTGTTTATCGTGTTTACCTCTTACTTTCTAACCATACTTATCACGATGATAGGTACTCTATTTGATAAGAGATGTTGGTTATGGGTCTGGGAAGCTTTTGTCTATGCTTTCATCTTTATGCATTCCACTTCACTGATGCTGAGCAGCCCTACATTGAAAAGGATTCTAAGTGGAAAATGCTAG